A window from Acinonyx jubatus isolate Ajub_Pintada_27869175 chromosome E1, VMU_Ajub_asm_v1.0, whole genome shotgun sequence encodes these proteins:
- the RAD51D gene encoding DNA repair protein RAD51 homolog 4 isoform X2 encodes MGVLRAGLCPGLTQDTVQLLRSRGIKTVVDLVSADLEDVAQKCGLSYKVCLCVAANVAYGLQQNVVYVDSNGGLTASRLLQLLQARTPDEEEQAGALQRIQVVHAFDIFQMLDVLQDLRGTMSQQVSSASATVKVVVVDSVTAVVSPLLGGQQREGLALMMQLARELKTLARDVGVAVMVTNHMTRDRDSGKLKPALGRSWSFVPSTRILLDIEEGAGMSGSWRRAYLTKSPRLPTGFQEMVDIGTWGTPEQSPTSQGDQM; translated from the exons ATGGGCGTTCTCAGGGCCGGGCTGTGCCCGGGCCTCACCCAGGACACAGTCCAGCTTCTGAGGAGCCGCGGGATCAAGACAG TGGTGGACCTGGTTTCTGCAGACCTGGAGGATGTAGCCCAGAAGTGTGGCTTGTCTTACAAG GTATGTCTTTGTGTGGCTGCAAATGTGGCCTATGGCTTGCAGCAGAATGTTGTATACGTTGATTCCAATGGAGGACTGACAGCCTCCCGCCTCCTCCAGCTGCTTCAGGCTAGAACCCCAGATGAGGAGGAGCAG GCAGGAGCTCTCCAGAGGATCCAGGTGGTTCATGCGTTTGACATCTTCCAGATGTTGGATGTGTTGCAGGACCTCCGAGGCACTATGTCCCAGCAG GTGAGCAGTGCCTCAGCGACTGTGAAGGTGGTGGTTGTGGACTCGGTCACTGCCGTGGTCTCCCCACTTCTGGGAGGTCAGCAGAGGGAAG GTTTGGCCTTGATGATGCAGCTGGCTCGAGAGCTGAAGACCCTGGCCCGGGACGTTGGCGTGGCGGTAATG GTGACCAATCACATGACCCGAGACAGGGACAGTGGGAAGCTCAAACCTGCCCTTGGACGCTCCTGGAGCTTTGTACCCAGCACCCGGATTCTCCTGGACAttgaggaaggggcagggatgtCAGGCAGTTGGCGCAGGGCCTATCTGACCAAATCTCCCCGTCTG CCAACAGGTTTCCAGGAGATGGTAGACATTGGAACCTGGGGGActccagagcagagccccacgTCACAGGGAGATCAGATGTGA
- the RAD51D gene encoding DNA repair protein RAD51 homolog 4 isoform X1, giving the protein MGVLRAGLCPGLTQDTVQLLRSRGIKTVVDLVSADLEDVAQKCGLSYKALVALRRVLLAQFSAFPFNGADLYEELKTSTAILSTGIGSLDKLLDAGLYTGEVTEIVGGPGSGKTQVCLCVAANVAYGLQQNVVYVDSNGGLTASRLLQLLQARTPDEEEQAGALQRIQVVHAFDIFQMLDVLQDLRGTMSQQVSSASATVKVVVVDSVTAVVSPLLGGQQREGLALMMQLARELKTLARDVGVAVMVTNHMTRDRDSGKLKPALGRSWSFVPSTRILLDIEEGAGMSGSWRRAYLTKSPRLPTGFQEMVDIGTWGTPEQSPTSQGDQM; this is encoded by the exons ATGGGCGTTCTCAGGGCCGGGCTGTGCCCGGGCCTCACCCAGGACACAGTCCAGCTTCTGAGGAGCCGCGGGATCAAGACAG TGGTGGACCTGGTTTCTGCAGACCTGGAGGATGTAGCCCAGAAGTGTGGCTTGTCTTACAAG GCCCTGGTTGCCCTGAGAAGAGTGCTGCTGGCTCAGTTCTCAGCTTTCCCCTTCAATGGCGCTGATCTGTACGAGGAACTAAAGACCTCCACAGCCATCCTGTCCACTGGCATCGGAAG CCTAGACAAACTGCTTGATGCTGGTCTCTACACTGGAGAAGTGACTGAAATTGTAGGAGGCCCAGGTAGCGGCAAAACCCAG GTATGTCTTTGTGTGGCTGCAAATGTGGCCTATGGCTTGCAGCAGAATGTTGTATACGTTGATTCCAATGGAGGACTGACAGCCTCCCGCCTCCTCCAGCTGCTTCAGGCTAGAACCCCAGATGAGGAGGAGCAG GCAGGAGCTCTCCAGAGGATCCAGGTGGTTCATGCGTTTGACATCTTCCAGATGTTGGATGTGTTGCAGGACCTCCGAGGCACTATGTCCCAGCAG GTGAGCAGTGCCTCAGCGACTGTGAAGGTGGTGGTTGTGGACTCGGTCACTGCCGTGGTCTCCCCACTTCTGGGAGGTCAGCAGAGGGAAG GTTTGGCCTTGATGATGCAGCTGGCTCGAGAGCTGAAGACCCTGGCCCGGGACGTTGGCGTGGCGGTAATG GTGACCAATCACATGACCCGAGACAGGGACAGTGGGAAGCTCAAACCTGCCCTTGGACGCTCCTGGAGCTTTGTACCCAGCACCCGGATTCTCCTGGACAttgaggaaggggcagggatgtCAGGCAGTTGGCGCAGGGCCTATCTGACCAAATCTCCCCGTCTG CCAACAGGTTTCCAGGAGATGGTAGACATTGGAACCTGGGGGActccagagcagagccccacgTCACAGGGAGATCAGATGTGA